The following is a genomic window from Syntrophomonadaceae bacterium.
TTTATATGGTCAAGAGTTGAAACACTAAGTATTATTTCTCTATTCTCTCCCTCTTTTAGCAATCTCCCTTCTATAATTTCGATAACTCCACCCATAAAATCCTTAAAATCCTTTGGATTTCCGCCCATTAATTCAACCGGTGCGCTTGTTCCTTTATATTCAACTTCTGCAATTTCAACCATCCAATTAGAGGTAGCTACAACCCCTGCAATTTTTTCTATCTCTGCTGCAGATTCCTCTGTAAAAGAACCATAAGGAACAAAATCCCGTCCGGGAACCACATGTCCAGGCAATGCTCTGATAATATCCACGGTTCCGCCGAGCCTTGCACCTACCGCCATTTCCATGCTATGGCTAATAATAATTAAGGAAACTATTGTTGCAATGCCAATTGCAATACTGACGATAGTTAAAATTGTACGCGTTTTATATTCTTTAAGACTTGTTTTGGCTAGCTTTATTTTTTTTGTCCATTTCATTGCCATAATTAACGCTCCTTTTTTATTGCTAGTCTAAAATTTTACCATCTTTTATTTTCACAATCCTATTTGCCATATTGGCAACTGTTGAGTCGTGGGTGGCAAGGATAATTGTCTGTCCTTCTTTATTTAAATTGATTAATATTTCCATGACCGCAAGGCCTGCTTTGCTGTCAAGATTACCAGTCAGTTCATCACCAATAAGGATTTCCGGGTTATTGCTCAATGCTCTGGCAATAGCCACCCGCTGCTGCTCGCCACCACTTAATGCAGAGGGTTTGTGATCCAATCTGTGCTGCATATCTACATTTTTAAGCAGCATTGTTGCCCTTTTAGATGCACTGCTGTTTACTCCATCATCCTTCCCGGCAAATAACATCGGCAGCATTACGTTCTCGAACGCACTTAAGGTTGGGATCAAGTTATATGCTTGAAATATATATCCTATTTTTTCTTGTCTGATTTTAGCCAGATCGTCATCATTTAACTTGGATGTATCTGCACCATCAATCAAAACCCTTCCACTTGTTGCGGTTTCAAGACAACCGAGGATATTTAAAAGGGTGGATTTCCCGCAGCCTGACGGACCTTGTAAAGCAATAAACTCTCCTTTTTCTACATGTAGATTGATGACATTTAAGACCTTTATTTCAGTGTCATTTATTCTATAAATTTTTGTTAGATTTTCAGCTTGAATCATTTTATTTCTCCTCTACTATATTGTCGCAGCTTAACTTTCAGCTGCCAGCGCCGCCTTTTTGAGTGCCCACCATTAAGATTTAGATCCGTGGAAATTTGATTTTGCTAACCAGGACAGCATTTTCCGGACATTTTTTGTCATTGCATGAAAAACCATATAAAGCACACTTATTAGGAAAACAAACCAAAAAGTAACCAGGCGCAGGGCTAATGCGGCTGCAATGCCCTGTTCGATGTCATAGCCCATAGAAACAAACATAAAAGTGTATGCAGCTTCAAAAGAGCCCAATCCACCGGGAAATAAAGGAATCATGGCGATCATGTACGAAAAAAGCGTTGCTACTGCAACTTCCATTATACTACTCTCGATAGCGAGCGATTGCACAATAATATAAGCTTTTACAACATAGAGTAGCCATATGGCAAAAGCTTGGATAAGCATGAATAAGCATAACTTGGTGTTTCTCATTAAATTGGCAAAGGTCTGTTGGAGCGAGATGAGAAAAGATTCTGCCTTTAATTTGATGCGCGCGGGAATAACAGGGATAGGCCGGATAAAGCTGTTTACCGAATTTGGTTTAATTATAAAAATAACCAGTAACAAAAAAACGACTGCGAATACGACTAGATTTGCCACAAAAAAGGCTTTGTTAGCAAAGTAACCTGAATATAGAAACAGAAAAAATATTAACCCGGCAATGTTCAGCAAAATAAAAGTTAAGAGGCTAATGGTTTTCTGCAGAATCACTATCGAGGTGGCTGTAGTCAGCTCAAGGCCGACATGAGATTTCAACAGGTAAATCCTTGTCAGCTCAGCTCCTGCCTTCATTGCAGGCGTCACGCTTTCCACAAACGTTCCTGCCATGTTTAGATAAATTAGCTTCCCCCAAGGGATCGATTTTCCGGTCGCTTGGGAAGCAAGTCGCCATTGCCAAATAATCAGTGTAATCGTCAGGAGTTGCATTAACGTTGCGACAATGAAGTGTCTTATCTCCATGGCCAAAAGGCAAACCAATATTTCCTGAAAATCGGCTCCCCTAAGAACCGCCACCATAGCCGCCAATGCCGCTATATACAACAATACCTTTTTATAACTGATCATACTCAATATCTGCTTAGAACCATTGTGGGGTACATAGCAAGTCCTGCTATTTTTGAGGCCTTCCAATCCGGTTCAAGAACTGTCTTTTGCGCGGACAGGATACCTCGCACAATAATTTGCGCGTGGGGAGCGGCGTGCTTTTGGATATGCCTGATCACCTTTTCGCGGGGCGTAACCTGCAATGCCACATGCACCAGTGAAAATCCGTCAAGTTCTACTTTTTCTCCCTCGGAGTGTATAAACGTTATGGCTGGGCACAAATTAAACTTATTTAAAAACTGGTTTCCTTTCTGCACCGCATCCAACTTGTTGTCAATAACAGTGACATCGGCGCCTGTAAATTTATGTATATAAACTGCTGTAAGCGGGCATGGTCCGCCGCCAATGCATAACACCTTGTCGCTCTTGCGAACGTAGGCAGCTTCGAGTTCCATGCTGACTCTCTTTTTGTAATACAGGGAAAGCATCTCCAGAATAAAAGGAACGTCCAGTGCGAGTTTCTCGCAAAAACATGTAACGCCCGCTCTAAATTTCATCCACATCAGCCCTTTACATTATGAACAAAATCAGGTTGATGGCTTGATTGATCAAACCAGCGAAAAACAAGGCGAATATGATGGTTGAAATGCCTAATGTAGCTGTGACCCACACGCCGAACTCCCTTATCAACACACCTAAAACTGCCAGGCAGGGTATATAGAACAATGAGACTAGTGAACCAATAAGAAGCTGAACGGTGGTCAATTCCATTTCCAGTAAAGGCAATACTGCAAGTTCACGCCTCAGGATACCCAAAATGAGTGAAAGAGCAGCTTCACCTGGCAACCCAAGCCAATTTACGACAATAGGTGCCACAAGTTTACTGAAATTCACTAGCACACCGGTTTCAGCTACGAGCGCAGCGATGGCTATGCCGATAAGCATCAGGATTCCGGCCTCAATCATGAAATGCTTTATGCGCATCAATATTTTTTTGAACAGGGCATGGGGGTTTGGCATCAGGAGGTTGGGCACCTCTATTAAAATAGTGTCGCTTTGTCCAGGTATGACCCGTTTTAAAAACATGCCACATAAGATAATGGCGCAGAGCGAGATAAAGTATACTAAAACTAGCAGCAAAACGGATCTCTCACCAAGCAAGGCAAATAAAGCGCCGCTTTGTGAAGCACATGGAACCGCCAAAGCAACTAAAGCGGAAACTATCAGGCGCTGCTTATAGGTTGTGGCGGCGCGAGTGCCCAGTATTGCAGGTACGGCACAGCCGTAGCCCATCATCATGGGTATAAGGTCGCCTCCCTGTATCCCAAGACGCCTCATTATCCCGTCGGCCAGGATGCCGAGTCGAGGCAGATAACCAGTATCCTCAAGAAATGACAACACAATATAAAACAAAAAAACATACGGTAGAATCAGGGCAAATGGCCATTCGATAATTTTTATCAATATCCCGAAATCACCAATCAGGATGCTGCGAATCATGCCTTCGGGTATAAGCGTTGACACAAGACTTGAAATAAATGGCGCGTAGAAATCATTCACCAGAGGGAGAAGAAGAACGGCTCTCAGGCCTCTGCCCCCGCCTACAACTATTCCGATAGAGACAGCCAACACCAAAAAAGCTATGAAAAGACCTGGGAAAGGCATGATCATGCTGTCACCCAAGCGCTCCCAAAGTGTGGGGTGACGATGCTCCACCTTCTGAACTATACTGATAATCCTGCCTACTTCCTTCCAACGCTCCTCGGAGGATAGCACATGCTCTCTCCTGGTTTTACCGGTTTGTGCGGCAGCCGTTAATGCCTTGCTCAAAAGTTCAGTTAACCCTATGTTTCTTACGGCTACCGTTGAAATTACCGGGTAACCAAGTTCCTCTTGCAGAGCCAGAACATCTATATATATACCTTTTTGTTCCGCCACATCCATCAAATTCAAGGCAAAAACCAGCGGGAGGCCCAGTTCTTTAAGCTGAAGGGCAAAATTCAGGTTTCTTTCAAGATTTGTCGCATCCAATACACAGATAACCGCATCCGCACCTGCATTCAACAACTTCAAGGCTACTTGCTCTGCGATGGAAGTAGCTTCCAGTGAATACATGCCCGGTACGTCCGTTATTACGGCTTGTTTCCCGTGCAGCTTAGCTTTTCCTGAAGAATATGTGACTGTCGTTCCGGCATAGTTAGAGGCCATAACTTCATGGCCGGTTAATTTGGAGAAGATGACGCTTTTCCCGACATTAGGGTTGCCGATCAGCAATATTTTGGGGATTTCTCCGGCCCGGGGCATTTCTCCTCGGTTATCATGACTTTGCAATGTCAGAACACCTCTTTAACAATGATTTGCTTTGCATAGTCATATGAGACGGCAACATCACGCTGTCCAATCCTGAGGACTACTGGCCCCCCCAAAGGCTGCCTGACCAGAACCCGCACGTTCACTCCCTTCCTAATACCGAGCGCTTCTAGTATTTTGTGGGCAGGAACCGATTCAATGATACAGCTGGTTGCTTTTTTGATTTTATATAGCAACATTTCACATGCCTCCCCTGTGCATGATAATAATTATCATTCTCTTATAAGATATATTATCAATAGATGGCAAATAAATCAAGACTTTTTATCCCGTTTAATTGGCCCGTTAATTTGACAAATTATCTGGTGTATTAATGAATTTTAAAGTCAGAAAAATGTCGAAAACAAAAGTATTTAACTTTAATGTCTGAAATTATTGATTTTCTTGAAGTTTTCGTGTATCATTTTCTAAAAGAGGTGAGTTTAATGATACCAAGAGATATCTATATGAAAACGCTACTATCCTTCAAAGATAAGGATATGGTCAAGATTGTTACGGGAATACGACGCTGCGGTAAATCTACTCTGCTGGATATGTTCTCAGGCAACCTTATAAATTCCGGCGTAGCGTCAGAGAACATCATCCGTCTGAACTTTGAATCTCTGCAATACGAGACAATCAAAGACTATCGTGACTTATACAAAGAGGTGTCCGGCAGGATATCAAAGATCGGCAAGAATTATGTCATCCTCGACGAGGTACAGATGGTGTCGGGCTGGATGCGCGCGGTCAATTCGTTTCGCGTGGACTTCGACGTCGACATATACATCACCGGCTCCAACGCCTATTTGCTTTCCTCTGATTTTGCGACGTTATTGTCGGGACGGTATGTAGAAATCAAAATGCTGCCGCTCTCTTTCAAGGAGTTTCTTGACTTCAATACTTTTGAACCAGGAACGAGCGATGATCAGAAGTTTGAAACCTTTCTTAAGTACGGCGGTATGCCCTCTGTTGCCGCGTATGACTTCAGGCAGCGTGATATAAACATCGCGCTCGATGGTATTTATTCCTCCGTTATCTTGCGCGATGTAGTGGAACGGAATAAGATTACCGATCAGACGCTTCTTCGTAAGCTCGTACTGTTCATGGCCGACAATATCGGCAATCTCACATCTCCAAACAATATTGGAAACGTATTGGTTCACGAAGGAGATCTGGACGAAGGCAAACGAAAGAAAAATCCTGCCGGCAAAACCATATCGAGCTATTTAACGGCACTAGAGAAGGCTTATGTGTTCTACGGCGCAGGCCGTTATGACATCAAGGGAAAGCAGTACCTTAAAACGCAGAGCAAATACTATATGGTAGATACGGGCATCCGCAATATGCTGCTCGGCTACCGTGATGTGGACAGAGGGCGCATACTTGAGAATGTTGTATACTTTGAACTGCTTCGGCGCGGGTATGATGTCTCCATCGGCAAGGCTGGAGAAAAGGAAATTGACTTTATCGCCATCAATCCCGAGGAGAAGATTTACTACCAGGTCACGGAAACCATGAGCGGTGAGCGCGTACGGGAACGAGAACTTGCCCCGCTGCAGAGCATCAAGGACAATTACGAGAAAGTGGTACTGTCCATGGATAGAAGCTTTGTGAACTCGTATGAGGGTATCAAGATAAAAAATGTCGTAGATTTCCTGTTGGGGAAATAGAGCTGGGATTATGGGGATACTGGAATTATGGGGACACCACACCGAATTATGGGATACAGGTCAGTACTCATTTTTTTTCAAAGGCCTTTGGGGCCGGGTGAAGCGGGCAAATCTAACCCTAAAGTGGGCTTCGCCCACAACCCAAAAAAATTCCCCTCCATATAGATAATTCTATGGAAACGGGAGCAAATGACGAGGCTGACGAAGAACTCCTAAATAATTCCCCTCCTTTGGAGGGGTGTCCGTTAGGACGGGGTGGTCTTTCCCCTCCCGTGGAGGGGTGTCCGTTAGGACGGGGTGGTTATTCCCCTCCCGTGGAGGGGTGTCCGTTAGGACGGGGTGGTTATTCCCCTCCCGTGGAGGGGTGTCCGTTAGGACGGGGTGGTCATTCCCCTCCCGTGGAGGGGTGTCCGTTAGGACGGGGTGGTCTAAATACATTCAAGCAAAGGATGTTTTATACAAATTAGCTAGTGTAATGGAGTTTGCCTTGGAACTGTCTCGCATTGCAGCAAGGAAACCACCCCGGTGCTTCGCACCACCCCTCCACGGGAGGGGAATAACCACCCCGGTGCTTCGCACCACCCCTCCACGGGAGGGGAATGGGGAGGTTATACCCAAGCGGGTTTCGCCCACAATCCAATAGCAACCTGTTTTTTATTGCAGTTCTAAAACCGTAAGGTACTAATATCGTTTTAAGACCTGATGTTTTTAGACCTGAAAGGAAACGCTCGTCTGCCAGATAATTTGGTATGGTGTCCCCCGAATTCTCGAATTCAATTCACAATTCTACTTCAGCATGGTATCCACATCTCCCGGCCGGGGCGGCCCGATGATGGTGATCACCATCCTGCTTGGGGCACAGATGATTTTGCGGTCGGCCTGGCTGATCCAGCCCATGGTCGCACACACCTGTGTCGGGCAGTCGGCTTCCCGCACCCTGATCCGCCCGTCTTTTATTTCGATGATGTAGCTGTAATTGGGCAGTACCAGGGTTTTGACCAGGTCTTTTGAGAGATCAAACCTGTACCGCTCTTCCTGGCCAATGCTGATGACGGCAAATTTCCCTGTTCCGGGATCGGCAGTGGCCTGCCAGTAGACTGGAGCTCCCAGGGCAATCACCACAGCAATCAGCAGCACGAAAACGTCTTTGATCGCCAGCCTTAAGGGGGCTTGTTTCATATAACCCAGGTAAACCGCCACCTGCCTGATGATCAAACCGGTGATGGCGCCGCAGGGAATTGCGATCAATGTCAATAAGGGCAGGTAATAGATCATCGCCGCGCTGCCCACCAGATATGAAGCCACCAGCCACTGGGCCCAGTTGTGGGCGATTGCGCCGGCAATTGCCAGCCCAAGCAGTGAGACAGAAAACCGTTTATTGTAATACAAACAGGCCATCACAAATACACTGACCACCCCTCCGGCCAGCCCGAACAAAAAGCCGATGCCAAACAGCTTGCCGGTGATCATTCCGCCTACAAGCTGCCGGAGCACCACTAGCAGCAAAGCGTCCTTCCAGCCGCCCGCAAGCAGCACCACCATGGTGACGATATTCGCCAGTCCCCACTTGGCGCCGGGGATGCCCGGAGGCGGCAACAAACCTTCAAACCAATGCAGGATCAGGGATAAAGACAGCATCAGCCCCATTACCGCTATCCGGCGGGCAGTGCCTGTATTCTGCAAGTCAATTTTCCAAGCTGCCGCATGTTGATTATTACTCAGAAAAGCCACCCCATTTGGTTGTTGAAGTGTATATCATCGACACTATACCACAAAATAAAAAATGCTGATACCCCTGGTAGCTCTAAGGCAGCAGGCAAGTTTTATCATCACCAGCTGCCCGTTCTAATGCCGCTGCTTTTTGTTTTTCCATTGCGAATTCCCAGTGAAAGAGACTTAAAACCACGATTAAACGTGGTTTTAAGTCTCCTATCCTAAGAGGCTTGCCTGGTTTAATTCGTTACCTGCTTTCAGCAGCGCTTTTGCCTGCTATTCTGCCAAACACAATTACATCTGTCATGGCATTGCCGCCCAACCTGTTGGTGCCGTGGATCCCACCGGTTACCTCACCTGCGGCAAATAGCCCGGGGATGACCCTGCCGTTTCTGTCGATGACCTGGGTCCGCTCATTGATTTCTACCCCGCCCATTGTGTGATGGATGCTGACGACTCGGGGGCTAGCAAAAAATGGTGGTCTGTTTAGTTGTACTCCCAGCATTGTTTTCCCAAATTCCCTATCAGATTTCTGGGCCACAGCCTGGTTGTATGTTTCAATAGTGGTGCGCAATACTGCCGGATCGACCCCGATCTGTCTGGCCAAGCCTTCGATGGTCATGTCCGTAAACACGCCCCCCCTGGCAACCAGCTCTTCTATAGCAATCCCCCAAAAACGTGCACCCGGCTGAACAGTTTGTGAATCAACTATAACGAACATCGACTGTCCTCTTTGTTTTAGCGTCGCCTCAACTAATTCATCCCGACGCGCTCCTTCGTCAACATATCTCCGGCCATCCCTATTTATCATAATATAGTTTTCAGGAGCGCCCCAAGCACCACCATCTAAACCGCCAGTCCTCGGATCCCCAAATGGCAGGGATTGAACATGTTCCATGCCAATCAGCCTGGCTCCAACTGCTTCCGCCATTCTGATTCCGTCGCCGGTTGCCCCGGGATGGTTCGTAGTCGGCAGGTCTTTCTTCGCCGGCCGGTATCTAGCCATCATTTCTTTGTTGGCGCCAAAGCCGCCTGTGGCCAT
Proteins encoded in this region:
- a CDS encoding flippase-like domain-containing protein codes for the protein MISYKKVLLYIAALAAMVAVLRGADFQEILVCLLAMEIRHFIVATLMQLLTITLIIWQWRLASQATGKSIPWGKLIYLNMAGTFVESVTPAMKAGAELTRIYLLKSHVGLELTTATSIVILQKTISLLTFILLNIAGLIFFLFLYSGYFANKAFFVANLVVFAVVFLLLVIFIIKPNSVNSFIRPIPVIPARIKLKAESFLISLQQTFANLMRNTKLCLFMLIQAFAIWLLYVVKAYIIVQSLAIESSIMEVAVATLFSYMIAMIPLFPGGLGSFEAAYTFMFVSMGYDIEQGIAAALALRLVTFWFVFLISVLYMVFHAMTKNVRKMLSWLAKSNFHGSKS
- a CDS encoding ATP-binding protein: MIPRDIYMKTLLSFKDKDMVKIVTGIRRCGKSTLLDMFSGNLINSGVASENIIRLNFESLQYETIKDYRDLYKEVSGRISKIGKNYVILDEVQMVSGWMRAVNSFRVDFDVDIYITGSNAYLLSSDFATLLSGRYVEIKMLPLSFKEFLDFNTFEPGTSDDQKFETFLKYGGMPSVAAYDFRQRDINIALDGIYSSVILRDVVERNKITDQTLLRKLVLFMADNIGNLTSPNNIGNVLVHEGDLDEGKRKKNPAGKTISSYLTALEKAYVFYGAGRYDIKGKQYLKTQSKYYMVDTGIRNMLLGYRDVDRGRILENVVYFELLRRGYDVSIGKAGEKEIDFIAINPEEKIYYQVTETMSGERVRERELAPLQSIKDNYEKVVLSMDRSFVNSYEGIKIKNVVDFLLGK
- a CDS encoding Gx transporter family protein, coding for MQNTGTARRIAVMGLMLSLSLILHWFEGLLPPPGIPGAKWGLANIVTMVVLLAGGWKDALLLVVLRQLVGGMITGKLFGIGFLFGLAGGVVSVFVMACLYYNKRFSVSLLGLAIAGAIAHNWAQWLVASYLVGSAAMIYYLPLLTLIAIPCGAITGLIIRQVAVYLGYMKQAPLRLAIKDVFVLLIAVVIALGAPVYWQATADPGTGKFAVISIGQEERYRFDLSKDLVKTLVLPNYSYIIEIKDGRIRVREADCPTQVCATMGWISQADRKIICAPSRMVITIIGPPRPGDVDTMLK
- a CDS encoding ferrous iron transporter B, with amino-acid sequence MPRAGEIPKILLIGNPNVGKSVIFSKLTGHEVMASNYAGTTVTYSSGKAKLHGKQAVITDVPGMYSLEATSIAEQVALKLLNAGADAVICVLDATNLERNLNFALQLKELGLPLVFALNLMDVAEQKGIYIDVLALQEELGYPVISTVAVRNIGLTELLSKALTAAAQTGKTRREHVLSSEERWKEVGRIISIVQKVEHRHPTLWERLGDSMIMPFPGLFIAFLVLAVSIGIVVGGGRGLRAVLLLPLVNDFYAPFISSLVSTLIPEGMIRSILIGDFGILIKIIEWPFALILPYVFLFYIVLSFLEDTGYLPRLGILADGIMRRLGIQGGDLIPMMMGYGCAVPAILGTRAATTYKQRLIVSALVALAVPCASQSGALFALLGERSVLLLVLVYFISLCAIILCGMFLKRVIPGQSDTILIEVPNLLMPNPHALFKKILMRIKHFMIEAGILMLIGIAIAALVAETGVLVNFSKLVAPIVVNWLGLPGEAALSLILGILRRELAVLPLLEMELTTVQLLIGSLVSLFYIPCLAVLGVLIREFGVWVTATLGISTIIFALFFAGLINQAINLILFIM
- a CDS encoding ABC transporter ATP-binding protein; amino-acid sequence: MIQAENLTKIYRINDTEIKVLNVINLHVEKGEFIALQGPSGCGKSTLLNILGCLETATSGRVLIDGADTSKLNDDDLAKIRQEKIGYIFQAYNLIPTLSAFENVMLPMLFAGKDDGVNSSASKRATMLLKNVDMQHRLDHKPSALSGGEQQRVAIARALSNNPEILIGDELTGNLDSKAGLAVMEILINLNKEGQTIILATHDSTVANMANRIVKIKDGKILD
- a CDS encoding ferrous iron transport protein A; this translates as MLLYKIKKATSCIIESVPAHKILEALGIRKGVNVRVLVRQPLGGPVVLRIGQRDVAVSYDYAKQIIVKEVF